The genomic segment GACTCTTTCCCATGTCGCTCTCCCTGATGCCGCCAGCAACGTTCAGGGATCCCTGAACGCCCGGAACGCTACATTGCGTTTATGAATCCGTCAACGTAGCTTCGGTGTCGAAGTTCCTTGTCAATGCGTGCGATATTGAGAGTATTGCAATGGCTTTGGAGCTGAACGCAAAGATGATGCGTCGGTTGTGTTGCAATGAGAAGAGCGCTGGACACCGCACCGCGCAACCCGCGCGGCGTTCGGCCGGACGAGGAGGAGGCGAGCGTCGATGCCCGGAGGCAGGCTCACCGACGAGGACCGTCGGCAGATCGCGGCCGGCCTGGCCGAGGGGCTCGGCTACGCCGCGATCGGCCGCCGGCTGGGCCGGCCGGCCTCGACGATCATGCGCGAGGTCACCCGCAACGGCGGACCGGGCGGCTACCAGGCGGACCGCGCCCGGCAGGCGACCCGCCGGCGAGCACACCGGCAGAAACGCGCACCGGAGCGCGCGCCGGCGCCGGAGCAGAGCCATGACCGGGATCCGCGGCAGGTCGGGGCGCTGTCGGAGTCGTTGACCGCCCTGTTCGAGCGCCAGGGCCTGCCCCCGATGGCGGCCCGGGTCCTGGCCTGCCTCTACCTCACCGACTCCGGCGCGCTGACCGTCGCCGACCTGGTACGGCAGTTGCGGGTCAGCCCGGCGTCCATCTCGCACGCGGTCGGGTTCCTGGAACAGCAGGGACTGCTCGGCCGGCAACGGATCGCCGGCGCCCGCCGGGAGCGGTACGTCGTGGACGACGAGATCTGGGTCCGGTCCACGCTGGCCGCGGCACGGATGAACGACGAGCTGGTGACCGCATGGCAGCACGGGGCCGACGTACTCGGCAGCGAGACACCAGCGGGCGCCCGCTTCGCCGCCTCGGCCGAGTTCCTGTCCCTGGTCAGCGACGCTCTCCGGCGGAGCATCGAACAGTGGCAGGAGCACCGGGACGATCGCACCGACCGACCCTGACCTGGATCGCACCGCCGCGCCGCCGCAGTGGGCCGATGCCGGCCGGCCCCGGACCGGCCGGGACAGGCGGGGACGAGGCCGGCCGAGGCAGGCGGGCGTGGGGTCAGCGGGGGCCGGGGCCGGGGCGGCGGGACGCGTTGCGGCGGCGCAGCGCCGAGCGTTGCCGGGCGCGGGTCAGCGCCGAGTCGTCCGCCGAGCCGTCCAGGTGCTCGGCCAGCGCGCGAATGTTGGGGAACCGGAACAGGTCGACCACCGGTACCGGCCGGCCGATCCGAGCAGCGATCCGGCTGCCGGCCTCCACCATCGACAGCGACGTCGCACCGAGTTCGAAGAAGTTGTCGGTGGCGCCCACCTCGGCCCGGTCCAGCAGCGCCCGCCACACCTCGGCGACCAACCGTTCGGTGTCCGTCACCGGCGCCACCGCCCCGGTCGTCCCGGCCGGCGTTACCGCCCCGGTCGTCCCGGCGGGCATCACCGCCCCGGTCGTCCCCGTCTGCGACACCGCCCCGGCCGTCCGGGTCGGCACCTCCGGAGCGTCGCCGGCGCCCGAGGTGTCGAACCGCGGCCCCACCTCGCCGGTGACCGCATCCGGCGCGGCGGCCAGGGCACCGATCAGCGCCACCAGGCCGTCGAGCAGCGCGTGCATCCGCTCCGGCCGGTACAGGTCGGTGTTGTAGGCGGCCTCCAGCACGAACCGTCCGTCGCGCTCGGTCAGGTACAGGGTGAGGTCGAACGGCGAACCCGGCACCGGCAGCCGCACCGGCGCGACCTCCAGCCCGGCCAGCTCCAGCCGCGGCTCGGCGAAGTTGAACACGTTGAACAGCACCTGCACCAGCGGCGCCCGGGACGGATCGCGCGCCACCCCG from the Actinocatenispora thailandica genome contains:
- a CDS encoding GbsR/MarR family transcriptional regulator, which gives rise to MPGGRLTDEDRRQIAAGLAEGLGYAAIGRRLGRPASTIMREVTRNGGPGGYQADRARQATRRRAHRQKRAPERAPAPEQSHDRDPRQVGALSESLTALFERQGLPPMAARVLACLYLTDSGALTVADLVRQLRVSPASISHAVGFLEQQGLLGRQRIAGARRERYVVDDEIWVRSTLAAARMNDELVTAWQHGADVLGSETPAGARFAASAEFLSLVSDALRRSIEQWQEHRDDRTDRP